The following are encoded together in the Pedobacter sp. D749 genome:
- the rplS gene encoding 50S ribosomal protein L19: MDLVKFVEEQAIAKKDFPAFKSGDTVSVHYKIREGNKERIQIYQGVVIQRNSAGANETFTVRKMSNSIGVERIFPINSPNIEKVEVNSYGKVRRAKLFYLRALTGKAARIKSLRK, from the coding sequence ATGGATTTAGTAAAATTTGTTGAAGAGCAGGCCATCGCGAAAAAAGATTTTCCTGCGTTCAAGTCTGGCGATACAGTGAGCGTACACTATAAAATTCGCGAAGGTAATAAGGAACGTATCCAAATTTACCAAGGTGTTGTGATACAACGTAACAGTGCTGGTGCTAACGAAACTTTCACAGTTCGTAAAATGAGCAACAGTATTGGGGTTGAGCGTATTTTCCCTATCAACTCTCCAAACATTGAGAAGGTAGAAGTAAATAGCTATGGTAAAGTTCGTAGAGCGAAATTGTTCTATTTACGTGCTTTAACTGGTAAAGCCGCTCGTATCAAATCTTTGAGAAAATAA
- a CDS encoding mechanosensitive ion channel family protein yields the protein MLDSAFFDQVFWGNTVKAYFLLGGILFLGLIFKRIVSKLLSKLLFRLFKNFSSQSHDEAFVGLLLKPIEVFILLTTLYLSINQLKHPLEVAVFHYSKLIGKVKELIPVTIGDCIDRIFLFGIILSVFWIILRIIDFISHVWLYKASLTENKADDQLVPFLKELLKTVVIFIGFFTLLGFVFEVNVLTLITGLGIGGIAIALAAKESLENLIGSFTIFLDKPFTVGDLVKVDGVEGTVEKVGFRSTRIRTSEKTMATLPNRGMIDGVLENLSLRNSRKVSFVIGLTYETSSDSLRKIITEIESYINNHEGTSDDGNASFKSFGDSGLNVEVNYFVTVLNYTEFLKIRQEINLEIMDIVIRNKSDFAYPTQRLISDRPIGNATEKEVGNDATD from the coding sequence ATGTTAGACTCTGCTTTTTTCGACCAGGTTTTTTGGGGCAATACTGTAAAAGCCTATTTTCTTTTAGGTGGCATTCTTTTTTTAGGCCTAATATTCAAAAGGATTGTATCAAAACTTTTAAGTAAACTGCTGTTTAGGCTCTTTAAAAATTTCTCTAGTCAATCTCATGACGAAGCATTTGTTGGGCTTTTACTTAAGCCGATAGAGGTTTTTATTCTTTTAACTACACTTTATCTTTCCATTAACCAGTTAAAACACCCGTTAGAGGTAGCTGTATTCCATTATAGTAAATTAATCGGTAAGGTTAAAGAGTTAATTCCGGTAACCATTGGCGATTGTATCGACCGGATATTTTTGTTTGGGATCATCCTATCTGTTTTTTGGATTATCTTAAGAATAATCGACTTCATTAGTCACGTTTGGTTATATAAAGCATCGCTTACTGAAAATAAGGCCGACGATCAACTGGTACCCTTTTTAAAAGAGCTGTTGAAAACGGTAGTGATCTTTATTGGTTTTTTTACCCTGCTGGGTTTTGTTTTCGAGGTTAATGTATTGACGCTGATTACCGGATTGGGTATTGGTGGTATTGCTATTGCATTGGCGGCTAAAGAGAGCTTAGAGAACTTAATAGGTTCGTTCACCATCTTTTTAGATAAACCTTTTACCGTTGGCGACCTGGTGAAGGTTGACGGTGTGGAAGGCACTGTAGAAAAGGTCGGTTTCAGAAGTACAAGGATCAGAACTTCCGAAAAAACCATGGCTACCCTACCCAATAGGGGCATGATCGATGGGGTTTTAGAAAACCTTTCATTGAGAAATTCACGTAAAGTATCATTTGTGATCGGACTTACATACGAAACCAGTTCCGATTCGTTAAGAAAAATTATCACCGAAATTGAAAGTTACATCAATAATCATGAGGGCACCAGCGATGATGGAAATGCCTCCTTTAAAAGCTTTGGTGATTCGGGTTTAAATGTTGAGGTCAACTATTTTGTAACGGTACTTAATTATACCGAATTCCTTAAAATCAGACAGGAAATCAACCTGGAGATTATGGATATCGTGATCCGTAATAAATCTGATTTTGCTTACCCAACACAGCGTTTAATTAGCGATAGGCCGATTGGCAATGCCACAGAAAAAGAAGTAGGTAATGATGCTACGGATTAG
- a CDS encoding phosphatidylserine decarboxylase family protein, whose product MTIHKEGYTTIALSILFIFVINAIVDYKYHDITWLRWFIYIFSAALFIIVLQFFRNPSRSFSSGDNLVICPADGKVVVIEETEEGEYFKDKRLQVSIFMSPVNVHINRNPISGVVKFFKYHPGKYLAAWNPKSSTENERTTTVVEHKNGTPVLFRQIAGALARRIVWYVKEGDQVIQTEQFGFIKFGSRVDVFLPVGTKVNVELNQVVKGGITTLATLS is encoded by the coding sequence ATGACCATACATAAAGAAGGTTACACTACCATTGCCTTAAGCATACTGTTTATTTTCGTTATCAACGCTATTGTTGATTATAAATATCACGACATTACCTGGTTGCGTTGGTTCATTTATATTTTTTCAGCTGCATTATTCATTATTGTATTGCAGTTTTTCCGCAATCCGAGCCGCAGCTTTTCTTCAGGCGATAACCTTGTTATTTGCCCTGCAGATGGTAAAGTAGTGGTAATTGAAGAAACTGAAGAAGGAGAATATTTTAAAGATAAACGTTTACAGGTTTCGATTTTTATGTCGCCAGTAAACGTTCACATTAACCGTAATCCAATTTCAGGAGTGGTAAAATTCTTCAAATATCACCCGGGAAAATATCTTGCAGCGTGGAATCCAAAATCATCGACCGAAAATGAACGTACAACCACTGTTGTCGAGCATAAAAACGGTACACCTGTATTGTTCCGTCAAATTGCAGGTGCTTTGGCCCGCAGGATTGTATGGTATGTAAAAGAAGGCGATCAGGTGATACAAACTGAACAGTTCGGTTTTATCAAATTCGGATCGAGGGTAGATGTTTTTCTTCCGGTAGGCACCAAAGTTAATGTAGAACTTAACCAGGTGGTAAAAGGCGGAATCACTACATTGGCAACTTTAAGCTAA
- the hpt gene encoding hypoxanthine phosphoribosyltransferase, giving the protein MHKIKVEDKEFEIFLENDTLNKRIRLLGIQMNVDYENKCPLFIGVLNGSFLFMADLIKEINVPCEVAFMRVASYEGTASSGNVKELIGLPDNIEGRDIVIVEDIVDTGLTLTHILKTIKEKNPASVKVASLLLKPSALKHEIKALEYVGFEIPNEFVVGYGLDYNGLGRNLTDIYRATGA; this is encoded by the coding sequence ATGCACAAAATAAAAGTAGAGGATAAGGAGTTCGAGATATTTTTAGAAAATGATACCCTAAACAAAAGGATCCGTTTACTGGGTATCCAGATGAATGTGGACTACGAAAATAAATGTCCGTTATTTATCGGTGTACTAAATGGCAGCTTCCTATTTATGGCTGATTTGATCAAAGAGATTAATGTACCTTGCGAAGTTGCTTTTATGCGTGTAGCTTCTTACGAAGGAACAGCAAGTTCGGGGAATGTAAAAGAACTGATCGGATTGCCGGATAACATCGAAGGCAGAGATATTGTTATTGTAGAAGACATTGTTGATACAGGCTTAACCTTAACGCATATTTTAAAAACGATAAAAGAAAAAAATCCGGCTTCAGTTAAAGTTGCGTCTCTTTTACTTAAACCAAGTGCTTTAAAACATGAAATTAAAGCACTTGAATATGTTGGTTTTGAAATACCTAACGAATTTGTGGTGGGCTATGGACTAGACTATAATGGTCTTGGCAGAAACCTGACTGATATTTACAGAGCAACGGGCGCATAA
- a CDS encoding transglycosylase domain-containing protein has protein sequence MQIPKIKIPKKYLKIGAWVLGVFLVVCIALGAVAYSKREALLKKMVAKAVAKANKDYDLDVKIGSAGFTGLSTVKMTNITVVPKERDTLSNINELSVSVKLFPLIFGNVKLSEVKLKDGFVNVVLKDSTTNIDFILKRKKKDSTQTNRKANLSEIASNILNQVLYKIPDDMDVKNMVFRLNDHDTARLSFATTATIDGGDLKSTIEVNNNESTWHINGYVNPGSKKLNFIAYADGKKLELPYLNSKLHAKLSFDTLQTELKNAKYSGDDYKISGSWSVKNMLINQHRIASNDIIIQSAKLDADILVGPNYIALDSTSTAYLKNAQIHPFVKYTLGKNKIYELKLNAEEQDAQGILDAFPQGLFESLEGLKVQGKVKYNLNFYLDTKIPDSVRFNSTLTPVNFKIVQWGKTNLQKINNTFVYTPYEYGKPMRDITIGPSNPNFTPLSAISKNFINAVLTAEDPSFFTHNGFVEESIRKSIAVNFKEKKFKRGGSTISMQLVKNVYLSRQKTLARKAEEILIVWLIEHNHLISKQRMLEVYFNIMELGKNIYGIGEASRYYFGKQPADLTIGDGLFLASIVPKPKASMYKFMADGSLKPYMFNYFRFMGNIMARKGLTPGDTSGYGFYNVRLREGLRRYLAPDTAVVDTSAFDDDGDGLPVVIIHDKNKGFFERLFGSGAKKDTTTNKQTPTPADTTKTKKQLRQERREERRRQKELEKAQQ, from the coding sequence ATGCAAATACCAAAAATTAAGATCCCCAAAAAATATTTAAAAATCGGAGCCTGGGTTTTAGGTGTTTTTTTAGTTGTTTGTATTGCTCTGGGGGCGGTAGCCTATAGCAAAAGGGAAGCGCTTCTTAAAAAAATGGTGGCTAAAGCAGTTGCCAAGGCCAATAAAGATTATGACCTGGACGTCAAAATCGGATCAGCAGGTTTCACCGGGCTCAGCACGGTTAAAATGACTAATATTACTGTTGTTCCTAAAGAACGTGACACCCTTTCGAACATTAATGAGTTGAGTGTTAGTGTTAAACTTTTTCCATTAATATTCGGTAACGTAAAACTTTCGGAAGTAAAACTGAAAGATGGTTTTGTTAATGTGGTACTTAAAGATTCGACTACAAATATCGATTTCATCTTAAAACGTAAGAAAAAAGACAGCACTCAAACCAACCGGAAAGCAAATTTATCAGAAATAGCCAGCAACATTTTAAATCAGGTTTTATATAAAATCCCTGACGATATGGATGTAAAAAACATGGTTTTTAGGTTAAACGATCACGATACGGCCAGGTTAAGTTTTGCAACCACTGCAACGATAGATGGCGGCGATTTAAAATCGACCATTGAAGTGAACAACAACGAATCTACCTGGCATATTAATGGTTATGTTAATCCGGGAAGTAAAAAGTTAAACTTTATAGCGTATGCTGATGGAAAAAAGTTGGAATTGCCCTACCTAAATAGTAAACTACATGCCAAGTTGAGCTTCGATACCTTGCAAACCGAATTAAAAAATGCCAAATACAGTGGCGATGATTATAAGATATCTGGCTCGTGGTCAGTTAAAAACATGTTGATTAACCAACACCGCATTGCTTCAAACGATATTATTATCCAAAGCGCAAAACTAGATGCTGATATTTTAGTTGGACCTAATTACATTGCTTTGGACAGTACCTCAACAGCTTATTTGAAAAATGCCCAGATCCATCCTTTTGTTAAATATACTTTAGGAAAGAATAAAATATATGAGCTAAAGCTAAATGCTGAAGAGCAGGATGCGCAAGGGATTTTAGATGCATTTCCACAAGGCTTGTTCGAATCGCTCGAGGGACTTAAAGTGCAAGGCAAAGTTAAATATAACCTTAACTTTTACCTGGACACCAAAATACCTGATAGTGTGCGTTTCAATTCTACACTAACACCGGTTAATTTTAAAATTGTTCAGTGGGGAAAAACCAACCTGCAAAAAATCAACAATACTTTTGTATATACACCTTACGAATATGGCAAACCGATGCGTGATATTACCATTGGACCATCCAACCCTAATTTCACACCATTATCAGCCATTTCAAAGAATTTTATCAATGCCGTTTTAACTGCGGAAGATCCTTCATTTTTTACGCACAATGGTTTTGTTGAAGAATCGATTCGCAAATCAATCGCCGTAAATTTTAAAGAAAAGAAATTTAAGCGTGGTGGTAGTACCATCAGCATGCAACTGGTTAAGAATGTATATTTAAGCCGTCAGAAAACTTTGGCCCGTAAAGCCGAGGAGATTTTGATTGTTTGGCTTATTGAACATAACCACCTGATTAGCAAACAGCGGATGCTGGAGGTATACTTCAACATCATGGAGTTGGGAAAGAATATTTATGGGATAGGGGAAGCATCACGATACTATTTTGGAAAACAACCTGCGGATTTAACTATTGGCGATGGACTGTTCCTGGCCAGTATTGTACCTAAACCTAAAGCGTCGATGTATAAATTTATGGCTGATGGTAGTCTGAAACCCTATATGTTCAACTATTTCAGGTTTATGGGTAATATTATGGCTAGAAAAGGCTTAACACCTGGCGACACCTCAGGTTATGGCTTTTATAATGTTCGCCTGAGAGAAGGACTCCGTCGTTACTTAGCACCTGACACTGCCGTGGTTGATACCTCTGCATTTGACGATGATGGAGATGGACTACCAGTTGTAATTATACACGATAAAAATAAAGGTTTCTTCGAACGCCTTTTTGGTAGTGGAGCTAAAAAAGACACTACGACAAATAAACAGACCCCCACACCTGCCGATACCACCAAAACCAAAAAGCAATTGAGGCAGGAGCGAAGGGAAGAACGAAGAAGACAAAAAGAATTGGAAAAGGCCCAGCAGTAA